From a single Flavobacterium sp. genomic region:
- a CDS encoding GYDIA family GHMP kinase, with the protein METQTFYSNGKLLLTGEYVVLDGAKALAVPTRFGQNLIVKKGNNQQIKWTSFDVDKSIWFEEIITFEAITSKLLSKNSEGIKNTLIEILHQSYIQNPDFLNKEGYEIETHLTFPRIWGLGTSSTLINNIGQWLQIDAFELLTKSFGGSGYDVACAQTNMPIIYQLENEIPHFKGVHFNPQFKENIHFVYLNQKQSSKSAISNYMTQRHKTGKIIPKINTITFQAIDCKDGKDFAKLMELHEIMMSDVLETKTVKEKLFPDFKGVIKSLGAWGGDFVMVLSKDNPKAYFTEKGYPTVLAYEEMVL; encoded by the coding sequence ATGGAAACTCAAACGTTTTACAGCAACGGAAAACTATTACTGACGGGCGAATATGTTGTACTAGACGGTGCAAAAGCATTAGCCGTTCCTACTCGTTTTGGACAAAATTTAATTGTAAAAAAAGGAAATAATCAACAAATAAAATGGACAAGTTTTGATGTTGATAAAAGTATTTGGTTTGAAGAAATTATTACTTTCGAAGCTATAACAAGCAAATTATTGAGTAAAAATAGCGAGGGTATAAAAAACACATTAATTGAAATTTTACATCAATCCTATATTCAAAATCCTGATTTTTTAAACAAAGAAGGCTATGAAATTGAAACGCATTTAACATTTCCTCGCATTTGGGGGTTAGGAACTTCTTCCACTTTGATTAATAATATTGGACAATGGCTACAAATTGACGCCTTTGAATTATTAACCAAAAGTTTTGGCGGCAGCGGTTATGATGTAGCATGTGCACAAACAAATATGCCCATCATCTATCAATTAGAAAACGAAATTCCTCATTTTAAAGGCGTTCATTTTAATCCGCAATTTAAAGAAAACATACATTTTGTTTATTTGAATCAAAAACAAAGTAGCAAATCAGCAATTTCAAACTACATGACGCAACGTCATAAAACAGGGAAAATAATTCCAAAAATAAATACAATTACTTTTCAAGCCATTGATTGCAAAGACGGAAAAGATTTTGCTAAATTAATGGAACTTCACGAAATTATGATGAGCGATGTTTTGGAAACAAAAACCGTTAAAGAAAAATTATTTCCCGATTTTAAAGGTGTAATAAAAAGTTTAGGTGCTTGGGGAGGCGATTTTGTAATGGTACTTTCTAAAGATAATCCAAAAGCATATTTTACAGAAAAAGGCTATCCTACTGTTTTAGCCTACGAAGAAATGGTACTATAA
- a CDS encoding type III pantothenate kinase, protein MLLTIDVGNLRIKVAVFEHNKQLDFYVFEIEKALKNFQNIFEKHSNLEKIILSSVGKLDMEVLNFIKKSFNTEIINHDSKFPFTNLYTTPKTLGIDRMVLAAGASLLYPNKNKLVIDAGTCITYDFVDDKNNYLGGAISPGIKIRYLSLNNYTANLPLLDKKEVAFFIGDSTENAIHSGIINGVCHEIDGFISQYSLKNQDLTIILTGGDADFLAKRLKSTIFANSNFLLESLNLLSLYIHQK, encoded by the coding sequence ATGCTTTTAACAATAGATGTTGGGAATTTAAGAATTAAAGTTGCTGTATTTGAACACAATAAGCAACTCGACTTTTATGTTTTTGAAATTGAAAAGGCATTAAAAAATTTTCAAAATATTTTTGAAAAACATTCAAATCTTGAAAAAATCATACTTTCTTCGGTAGGAAAACTTGATATGGAAGTATTAAATTTCATCAAAAAAAGTTTCAACACGGAGATTATTAATCATGACTCGAAATTTCCATTTACTAATTTGTATACCACTCCTAAAACTCTAGGAATAGATCGAATGGTTTTAGCAGCTGGAGCTTCACTCCTATATCCCAATAAAAACAAATTAGTAATTGACGCAGGAACTTGTATTACTTACGATTTTGTAGATGATAAAAACAATTATTTAGGTGGAGCAATTTCTCCAGGAATAAAAATACGCTATCTTAGTTTAAACAATTATACTGCAAATTTACCGTTGTTAGACAAAAAAGAGGTCGCCTTTTTTATTGGCGACTCAACAGAAAATGCTATTCATAGCGGAATAATTAATGGGGTTTGTCATGAAATTGACGGGTTTATTTCCCAATATTCTCTTAAAAATCAAGATTTAACAATAATTTTAACAGGAGGCGATGCAGATTTTTTGGCTAAAAGATTAAAAAGCACCATATTTGCCAATTCAAATTTCTTATTAGAAAGTTTGAACTTATTATCACTATACATACATCAAAAATGA